The window TAGGATCTGTCCCGCTATTGAGATTTAGTATCAATAGCAGATACGTCGAGCCAGCCAACTTTGTACAGCCAGCCAGACATCGGTCCGCGACATCCGCGGCGAAGTTTCCACACGGTCTCCTGCACAGAGTTTTAGACATGACGACATCGATCACCCAGTCGACACCTCACGCGACTAGCCCGAGGGATCGAGCGAGCGGATTTACTTTGGTTGAGCTATTGGTGGTGATCGCCATCATTGGCGTTCTGGTAGGTTTGCTATTGCCCGCCGTCCAAGCCGCACGCGAAGCGGCCCGGCGGACGCAGTGCAAGAACAACATGAAACAGATCGTGCTGGGGATGACGATGTTTGAGCACACGTTTCGACATTATCCCTACTCGCGAACGGGATCATTGTGGCGGATCTTGCCGTTTGTGGAACAAGCAGATCTCGGGCAGAAATTTAATGCTGCAAAGCACCCTAATTTTGATATTCCATCGGCATCGGAGTACAAGTGGGGCTACAACGGTAGTCTGTCGACTGACTGGAGTAACAAAGACGATTTGATCGAAGGTGCTGCTGCGGAATTATCCGTGTTTCAGTGCCCCAGTCGCACCGGCTCCAGTTCCATCCTCGACAGCGACGGACTTGCTCTGGGTGTGGCAGACTACACGACACCGCGGGTTCCCGCGCTTCGGCCCGAGGGACATCCGCTGTACTACCGCGGCGGCGAACCGCAAATGCAGTTCAGCACCGCGATGACGCCTGCCTCAGGATCGCGGAATCGCAATCCGAATAACCAAGGTGGTAGAGCCAGTAGCATCTTGGACGGACTTTCCCACACGTTGATGTACTACGAATGCCTCGGTTCCCCCGAATTGTTCGTACGTGGCAAGATGGCTGGCACTACCGGCGGAGCCAGTATCGCGTGGGCAGGTGCTGGCGATGGCGTGAAAATGCGTGCTTATCGGGCTGACAATATGTTGGCAGATACCTCCAATTCCAATAGCGGCAAATCAACCAGCGCAGACTTGAGCCTCCCCGATGCACCGACCGATTGCAGCAAAACATCGGCTTGGGAGGCAACGATCGATACCTGTGGAACCTACCGGTCGCTCAATCATACCAACAAGAGTCAGCCATTTAGTTTTCATGCTAGTTCTGTCCATGTGGGTCTTTGTGATGGTTCGTCGCGAACGATCACCGACACCATTGACCAGGGCGTCTTTTTGAACCTGATGTTGCGAGACGACAGGCAACTCCCTGGCGAATATTGATTCGCCAGAGCGTGATACTCGCAACCAATCTGCCGTCGGAACCGCATCGCTCGATCGCAGAACTCAAATTCGACGGCATCGATTTCTATGGCATCGATTTCTACGGCATCGATTTCGCGTGTGCTGGATGCCACTGGGAAGCTTGGGGCATGACTTCCCACTGCGACTGTGCCCCGGGGCGACCAGGCCGGATGTGAACGCGGCACATCGGTGCGGGCAGGCTTGAGCGAGCGATCGCAACTTCGGCGAGCAGCGGTCCGTCTGCTGGACCGGAGGTGGCAGAATCCGTTTTATTCGCTACTGCGGTATACCACACCGGTGAGATCGCTCCGACAGCGTCCACGCTGACGCGGTGAGTCCCATCCCGACTGATTTCAAATCGAATGGCTGTGAAGTAGTCACCGTCACAATCGAGTGATAGTCGCACCCCATCTCGGCCAGCGGCAGAGATGGCGAAATAGACGTACTCACTATCAGCCACGCAGCGCGCCTCGTAACTGTCACCGGACCAACAATCCGCGACGGACCAACATGGGTCGTCGCAGACACCGTCGAGCAGCGGCCGGTCAGCGGTTCGAGGGGGCGAGTAGCGGGCGACCCGGTGTTCGGAATCGCTCGCCGATCGAGAATCAGGCAGTAGCGTGCCACTACCATGGTCAGCGGGTGCGATCCCGCGGGCGGCCATGACAACCGGGTGATAGTCCCAGTTAATTCGCGCGGGGAAATCGCCGGTGCCCTCGTCGGTTCTACTGGGGGCGTCTGTCCCAGGTCTGTTTCCGAACGGAGTAGCAAGTGCATTCCAACCACGCGTAGGTTGCCAGGGAATTGGTTTACTCTCGGGCACCAAAATAACCGCCGGTGCGGTCCGCTGTGCTGACGCAGCGGTCGAGTACGCCGGGCTAAAAGTCTGCGAAAGTGGACTCGCGTCCTCCTCGTAGGTGACCGGTGAAATCTGGAAGGGCGAGAGTGACTGGCTTGCCTCGGTTTGCTTGGAGGTGGTCGTCGGGGGCTCGTTCGATGACGCCGAGCGCACCAAACTTCCCGCAACGTTGCCAAGCACCTGCGGCGTGTTTCGATGCCAGTTCGCAATCAGATTGGGCGACGTCGGGCTGCGTCTCTCCACACTCAACGAGAGCACCTCGATGTTAAGATCCGCCCATCGTTGCAATGCCGCAGGTTGGCCATACCGCGAGATCAGAGACAGTATCACCTCCCGCACGTGCGAGAACTCGCCCTCGGTCGTCATTGCCACCGACATGGCATCCCATAGCAATCGGGAACGGTCTTCCGCTGCGGTGCCCGCGAGGAGCTGTTCGATTCGTTCGCTCAAACGTGACTGCTCGGCGCGGGAACGTCGGACTTGGCTGGGATGAAACATCTCTTCATGGAGCCGGCGGGTTAAGTTCATGCGTGCCGTGGTGATTTGCAGGCGCCGATTCGACGCCGTCAGGGTTTCGGCAGCACCACGATTTTGCCCATCGTCCAGAGCGAGTCCGGCAGCCAGCGCCACGTCGCGGCGCACCGTTCCCGACGCGTCGTCCAGGGTCGCCATTTCAATCGCAGGAGGTGCGGATTGTTGCGGCGCCGCCAACATGAAAGCGTCGGTGGCGATGTCATTCGCCAACACGCCTGGGCGGCTCAGTAGAGCGTTGCCACGGAGCATGGAGGGATGATTCCACGCCCGCTGCCAACGTGGATCGGCTTCGCTGGAGTACCACGCCTTGCTCGCCCGCGCGGCATCGCGGGATTGATCCTCGCTGGCGTTCACGCGGCGGGTGAGTATCACGCGTTGGGGACCACTCCAATCGGTCGCCGCGACCGGCTGGGTTGGGGAGGCAGGGCGGGTTCGGAACTGCTGGACCAGGGCCCACCAAGCCCGCTGAGTGGCGGGAGTCAGACTCTCGTCGAGCACGACGACGGCCGGGCGGTGTTCAGCCAGCCAATTGCTTCGCTCAGCATCATGCGCAACGTACTGGACATCAGAACTCCCTAGCATCGCAGCGGCAGCGCGGCAGCGGCCGAGGTCGTTGCGGTCGCCCGATTGCGCTGGCCCAACTCCTGATTCTGGCCCAACTCCTGATTTCGCGTTATCGAGCAGCACCGCAGTGCGACGGTGTTCGTGGAGGGATTCTCGTCCGACAAGCGACCATGGGACTGCTGCCGGAGATGCCGCGACAAATAAAACGGCTGTCCCGCGGCCTGATCCCCGCACCGCTTGCCAAGCGGATTGTGGTTCACCGCGACGCCAAATACGACCGTGAGTGGAGACTGCAAACTGAAGTCCATCGTCCGGTCTCGTGAGATCGTAGACGGACATGCTCCCCGCAGCGGTCTGGATCGCGTGCGGGGGGTGGGCCGCCTGCGAGTGAGAGACGCTGCTGGCGGACGAATTCTCTGCCCCTGACGCACGAATGTCTTCGACCCAGGTTTGACCGCCATTGTAGCTATAAAATCGATCCACACCGCTGGCCTCGGAGGCGTCACCAGTGGCTTCGAGCACACCTGGGGCCAATTCACGCGGTGCCCCGGGGCGAGCCGTTGCAACGGTGGAGGGACCGCCCATCCGCAATTTCTGCAGTCGAGGAAGCTCGTGAGCATCGCCCAAATACCAGGTTCGGCCGCCATCGCGACTGAGCACGCAGATTCCCCGGCTGATTCCGGTCACCGGCTCGTAGCCGCCGCCGACGACAATCACGTCGAGTGGTGAAGCCCACAATACGTCGGTGAATTCGCAAAATGGGATCGACGGCGGTTGCTCGGAGCGGCGAGGAGATTGACCAAAAGGCGTTTCGCTGGCAGGTGTGTCGAGGTGAATGTTTTCCACCGCTCGCCACGTCTCGCCATCGTCAGCACTGCGGAGGATGGTGCCAGCATCTCCCACAGCGACCACAACCCGCGTGTCGGGCGCATTGGGCGTCCGCCGCGGCGGAGATACCGCGACGGCGCGTAAACAGCTGCTCTGTCGCAGCAAAGACGCTGAGATGTAGGCGGGCTGAAGTGAAATGCTATCCAAGTCAAACCGGTCAATTTCGCCTGCCGAGACGGTCAGATGGAAGGGGCTTGCCACCATCGCAGCAATGACCAGCCCGCCTACGAATCCCCGGGCCATCCCCAGTCCCATGCCCCGTGCCATCCCCAGTGCCAGCCCTCGCACCAATCCCCGTAGGCCACTAGCAGTGCCGTTCCCTGAGTTCCCCCGCGCAGGCGTCCTCGGACGCAGCGGGCGGGGCGCGGAAATGCCCGTTGGAGACACCGGCCTCGGCGTACCTGTCATGGACAGCGGCCATGTACTGATCGCCATCCGCATCATGACAATAGCCCTCGCACGGAGGCGGCCGCGAGCAGGAATAGTGCACACCCGCCGACCAAATTCACGCTGAGCATGGTCAGGCTCGCAGCCACGCGTCCCTCGCTCGACAGTACGGTAATATCGCCAACCAGGGTGCTGAACGTAGTCAGACTGCCGAGGATGCCTACGCGAATTGCCAACAGCATGTGCGGGCTCAGTGGTGTTTCGCCGAGGTCCGCAAGACTTTCGGTCCATTGATACAGTGATCCAAGCAGTAAACAGCCTAATAAATTCGCGAGGGTGGTGGCGAAACCAGCCTCTCCACCCACGAGGTGGCTGATTCCCCCAATAAGTCGCTGTAGTGGCCCCTGCGCAAACAGAACCGTGAGGCCGTAGCGGCACAAAGCGCCTAAACTACCGCCGATCGCGACTGCGAGCACGTTCATTGACCAACCCATCATGGACACTTCCCTGTTTTCACCATTGTCAGTTCGCTGCGGGGAATTTACTTTGAGGGGTTAAGAATCGGAAGTTTTTCCGCGCGGGGGCAAGGTCCATCTGCAGCAAACCGCAGTAAAGTGGCTAGAATTGTTGTCGTCGCTCCCCACACACACCCTTTTTGAACTGAAAGATACCGCTGATGAGTACTGCTTCGAGCACGTCACCCGCGCCCACGCAGCATGTGATGAACGGAGCCGATGTCCTGGTCAAATCGTTGGTCGACCATGGTGTCGAAGTACTATTTGCCTACCCCGGCGGCTGCAGCATGCCGATGCACCAGGCGCTGACTCGGTTTGGCGAATCGATTCGCACGATTCTTCCTCGACACGAGCAGGGCGGTGCATTCGCCGCTCAAGGCTACGCCCGCAGCACAGGCAAGGTCGGCGTTGTGATGGCGACGAGCGGTCCAGGAGCAACCAACCTGGTCACGGCTATCGCGGACGCCAAACTCGACAGCATTCCACTGGTGTGCATCACCGGCCAGGTGCCTGTTGCCGCGATCGGTAGCGATGCGTTCCAAGAGACGCCAATGGTGGAAATCTGCCGTGGAATCACGAAACATCACTATCTCGTGACGGATATCAAAGATCTGCCTCGGATCATGAAGGAGGCGTTCCACATCGCCGCCAGCGGCCGTCCTGGCCCGGTGCTCGTCGACATGCCCAAAGACGTGCAGTTAGGGGAAATGCCTGAAGATCTCGATCCACCGATGAATCTGCCGGGCTACGACGCGTCGACGCCCTCCGTGCCGCCCGAAACAATTCGGCAGATCGCCGCCGCCATCAAAATGGCGCGACGACCGATCATCTATTCCGGTGGCGGGATCATCTTGGGCGAAGCGACCGAAGAATTGCGGAGTCTGATCAGCAAAACGGGTATCCCCACAGTGACCACGCTGATGGGCCTCGGCTCGGTCGAACCCGAAAATCCCCACTCACTCGACTGGTTGGGCATGCACGGGGCGGCCTACGCGAACTACGCCGTCAAGGACTGCGACCTCCTGATCGCTCTGGGCGTGCGGTTCGACGACCGGGTGACGGGGAAGGTTGAAGCCTTCGCCAAAGGCGCAAAAATCATTCACGTCGATATCGACGCATCGGAGTTGAATAAGAATAAAACAGCCCACATTCCCGTTCGCGGTGACGTCAAACAGGTGTTGACGGAACTCAACCGCATCGTTCAGAAGCCGGATATTGCCGATTGGCAGCGTCACTGCAGTGAATTGAAGGCAAAATTCCCGCTGAAATACGACACCGAGTTTGACGGTATCCTGCAACAACACGCGATTGCCACGCTCAGTGACCTGACTGCCGAGCGCGAAACCTACATCACCGTGGGCGTGGGCCAGCACCAAATGTGGGCTGCCCAGTTCTACAAATTCCGGCAACCCCGGACTTGGATGAGCAGTAGCGGTCTGGGCACGATGGGCTTTGGACTGCCCGCTGCGATGGGTGTCCAAGCCGCTCATCCTGGGGCTTTGGTCGTCGATATCGACGGTGACGGCAGCTTCCAAATGAATATTCAGGAACTCGCGACGTGTTTTTGCGAGGAATTGCCAGTCAAGGTGCTGTTGCTCAACAACCAACATCTTGGCATGGTGGTGCAGTGGGAAGATCGCTTCATGGAGCGGAATCGCGCCCACACGTACCTCGGTCCAATTCACCACGACGAAGCCAAGGGCAAGAGCTCGGCGGACCGTTTCGAATACGCCACTGACCGCTACCCCAATTTCGTTGAAATTGCCAAGGGCTACGGTTGCGGTGCTGCGACAGTGAAACGCAAGGGAGATCTGAAGGATGCGATGCGGGAAATGATCGATTCCAAGGGCCCCTTCCTGCTTGATGTGGAGGTCCCGTATCAAGAACACGTCTTGCCAATGATCCCCGGTGGCGCGACCGTCGACGATATGATCTTGGATTGAGACGAGCCCTTCCGACACTTTTTTCTCGAACTTTCGAGCTGATATCCCGTGGATACAACCGTTCCTACAGATTCGGCTGGCGCGTCATCGAAAACGTCGTCCGGCGCGTCCATACCTCCTGAAGCGTCGGCGGCGACCGATGTCGCTGGCGCGGGTAAATCCGCGCCACGC of the Allorhodopirellula heiligendammensis genome contains:
- a CDS encoding DUF1559 family PulG-like putative transporter produces the protein MTTSITQSTPHATSPRDRASGFTLVELLVVIAIIGVLVGLLLPAVQAAREAARRTQCKNNMKQIVLGMTMFEHTFRHYPYSRTGSLWRILPFVEQADLGQKFNAAKHPNFDIPSASEYKWGYNGSLSTDWSNKDDLIEGAAAELSVFQCPSRTGSSSILDSDGLALGVADYTTPRVPALRPEGHPLYYRGGEPQMQFSTAMTPASGSRNRNPNNQGGRASSILDGLSHTLMYYECLGSPELFVRGKMAGTTGGASIAWAGAGDGVKMRAYRADNMLADTSNSNSGKSTSADLSLPDAPTDCSKTSAWEATIDTCGTYRSLNHTNKSQPFSFHASSVHVGLCDGSSRTITDTIDQGVFLNLMLRDDRQLPGEY
- a CDS encoding fluoride efflux transporter FluC, with product MMGWSMNVLAVAIGGSLGALCRYGLTVLFAQGPLQRLIGGISHLVGGEAGFATTLANLLGCLLLGSLYQWTESLADLGETPLSPHMLLAIRVGILGSLTTFSTLVGDITVLSSEGRVAASLTMLSVNLVGGCALFLLAAASVRGLLS
- the ilvB gene encoding biosynthetic-type acetolactate synthase large subunit, with the translated sequence MSTASSTSPAPTQHVMNGADVLVKSLVDHGVEVLFAYPGGCSMPMHQALTRFGESIRTILPRHEQGGAFAAQGYARSTGKVGVVMATSGPGATNLVTAIADAKLDSIPLVCITGQVPVAAIGSDAFQETPMVEICRGITKHHYLVTDIKDLPRIMKEAFHIAASGRPGPVLVDMPKDVQLGEMPEDLDPPMNLPGYDASTPSVPPETIRQIAAAIKMARRPIIYSGGGIILGEATEELRSLISKTGIPTVTTLMGLGSVEPENPHSLDWLGMHGAAYANYAVKDCDLLIALGVRFDDRVTGKVEAFAKGAKIIHVDIDASELNKNKTAHIPVRGDVKQVLTELNRIVQKPDIADWQRHCSELKAKFPLKYDTEFDGILQQHAIATLSDLTAERETYITVGVGQHQMWAAQFYKFRQPRTWMSSSGLGTMGFGLPAAMGVQAAHPGALVVDIDGDGSFQMNIQELATCFCEELPVKVLLLNNQHLGMVVQWEDRFMERNRAHTYLGPIHHDEAKGKSSADRFEYATDRYPNFVEIAKGYGCGAATVKRKGDLKDAMREMIDSKGPFLLDVEVPYQEHVLPMIPGGATVDDMILD